In a single window of the Natator depressus isolate rNatDep1 chromosome 24, rNatDep2.hap1, whole genome shotgun sequence genome:
- the LOC141977098 gene encoding phospholipase A2 inhibitor NAI-like produces MEASLAACILAALLATGACLQCETCVGLGKSCTGNLETCAAGQDSCGVIFTEATQAGVNTQSIIRTCVISSQCKAGPISMNFGKGMTTRTSIACCVGDDCRTTTVTMPPADTKPNGRSCRGCYSLSSQQCREETIQCTGSETRCVDITQTLTTGGGPTQMDIKGCVSESFCAQLQTGSGTIAGIGVDLITAKCTVASGAAGVTPRPAGLLLPALAGLLLLKLLS; encoded by the exons ATGGAGGCTTCTCTTGCTGCCTGCATCCTCGCTGCTCTCCTGGCGACGG ggGCCTGTCTGCAGTGTGAGACTTGTGTTGGCCTAGGAAAGAGCTGCACGGGGAACCTAGAGACCTGCGCCGCTGGCCAAGACTCTTGTGGTGTCATTTTTACTGAAGCCACGCAGG CGGGAGTGAACACCCAGAGCATTATCAGGACGTGTGTGATATCCAGCCAATGTAAAGCCGGCCCCATCTCGATGAATTTCGGGAAGGGAATGACAACAAGGACGAGCATCGCCTGCTGCGTGGGAGACGACTGCAGAACAACCACCGTTACAA TGCCCCCGGCCGACACCAAACCCAATGGCCGGAGCTGCCGGGGCTGCTACTCTCTGTCCTCTCAGCAATGCCGTGAAGAGACCATACAGTGTACTGGATCCGAGACCCGATGTGTCGACATCACCCAGACCCTAACAACTG GTGGAGGACCAACGCAGATGGACATAAAGGGCTGCGTTTCTGAGTCCTTCTGCGCCCAGTTACAAACGGGTTCAGGGACCATCGCAGGGATCGGTGTAGATCTAATCACAGCCAAATGCACAGTGGCCTCCGGCGCGGCGGGCGTGACTCCGAGACCAGCCGggctcctcctcccagccctcgCTGGGCTCCTCCTGCTGAAGCTTCTCTCCTGA